One Ricinus communis isolate WT05 ecotype wild-type chromosome 7, ASM1957865v1, whole genome shotgun sequence genomic region harbors:
- the LOC8263455 gene encoding receptor-like protein EIX2, whose amino-acid sequence MHLLLFLFFGLVLLLLLCVEASNSSAGCFQIEREALVQFKRALQDPSGRLSSWTGNHCCQWKGVTCSPETGNVIRLDLRNPFNLTYPEYLMLANEAEAYNYSCLSGHIHPSLLQLKHLQYLDLSVNNFQQIPIPDFIGNLSELKYLNLSHASFAGMVPTQLRNLKNLEYLDLYPYSYLVAFPERIWVSEASWMSGLSSLKYLNLGNVNLSLISTAWLDALHKLPSLVELRLPGCGLRTFPQFLPSLNLTSLQVLHLYNNHFNSSIPHWLFNITTLVELNLMNSELTGPVSSYAWRNLCNLKALDLTYNAFSGEIVQILDSFSQCSNFSIEVLHLGYNQFTGLIPESLGNFLSLRSLRIFGNSISGSIPTSIERLSLLEDLDLSANKLSGNIPEIIGQLESLTYLDLFGNSWVGNISESHFLSLKNLKVFSLSSVNKSLAFDVRQEWVPPFSLQVILVRDCQLGPKFPAWLETQKELVRITLIDDAISDSLPVWFWKFTPQIRWLELQNNQIHGTLPVSLSFTPGTVRVDVSSNRLEGLLPICSNVQSLSFSSNLFKGPIPSTIGQNMSASVVLELAGNSLNGEIPSSISEMKKLNLLDLSNNQLSGIIPKNWEGLEDMDTIDLSLNNLSGGIPGSMCSLPQLQVLKLSRNNLSGLLSDSLLNCTHVSSLDLGYNQFTGDIPSWIDEKLVSMGILILRANKLSGSLPESLCRLPDLHILDLAYNNLSGSLPTCLGNLSGLISFRPYSPVTNRVTYSQEVQLNVKGRQVDYTKILSVVNVIDMSVNNLQGQIPDGISKLSYMGTFNVSWNRLTGEIPAKIGDLKLLETLDLSCNQLSGPIPMSMPSMTALNYLNLSHNDLSGQIPLANQFQTFVDPSIYEGNPGLCGFPLPTSCSTPNDGHVDEDTQDDGDEENDGIDMLWFYTALAPGYVVGFWVVVGTLILKRTWRHAYFQFVDNMKDSIYSVITK is encoded by the coding sequence atgcatcttcttcttttcctcttctttgGTCTTGTTCTTCTTTTGCTACTTTGCGTTGAAGCTAGCAATTCCAGTGCAGGTTGCTTTCAGATTGAGAGGGAAGCTCTTGTCCAATTCAAACGAGCTCTTCAAGATCCATCCGGGCGCCTTTCCTCTTGGACTGGCAATCATTGCTGTCAATGGAAGGGTGTTACCTGCAGTCCAGAGACAGGTAATGTAATCCGGCTTGATCTCAGAAACCCTTTCAACCTTACCTATCCTGAATATCTTATGTTAGCAAATGAGGCTGAAGCTTATAACTATTCTTGTTTGAGTGGTCATATTCACCCTTCTTTGCTTCAGTTAAAACATTTGCAGTATTTGGATTTGAGTGTTAACAATTTCCAACAAATTCCAATCCCTGATTTCATCGGTAACCTATCTGAGTTGAAATACCTTAATCTTTCTCATGCTTCCTTTGCCGGAATGGTTCCGACTCAGCTTAGAAACCTGAAAAATTTGGAATATCTGGATCTTTATCCATATTCATACCTCGTTGCTTTTCCTGAAAGAATTTGGGTTTCTGAAGCAAGCTGGATGTCTGGTCTGTCTTCTCTTAAGTACCTAAACTTGGGAAATGTCAACCTCAGCTTAATATCAACTGCTTGGTTGGATGCTTTGCATAAGCTCCCTTCTCTTGTAGAACTGCGTTTGCCTGGATGTGGTCTACGTACCTTCCCTCAATTTCTTCCATCTCTCAATCTTACTTCTTTGCAAGTCCTCCATCTTTACAACAACCATTTCAACTCCTCAATACCTCATTGGTTGTTTAATATTACTACTCTTGTGGAACTTAATCTCATGAATTCTGAATTAACCGGTCCTGTATCTAGTTATGCTTGGAGAAACCTTTGTAATTTGAAAGCTTTAGACTTAACTTACAACGCATTTAGTGGTGAAATAGTTCAAATTCTGGATAGTTTCTCTCAGTGCAGTAACTTCAGCATAGAGGTTTTACACCTGGGTTATAACCAATTCACTGGCCTTATTCCTGAGTCTTTGGGAAACTTCCTGAGCTTGAGGTCCCTTAGAATTTTTGGGAACTCAATATCAGGTTCAATTCCAACATCCATTGAGAGGTTGTCCTTGTTGGAGGACTTGGACCTTTCTGCCAATAAATTGAGTGGAAACATCCCAGAAATCATTGGCCAACTTGAGTCTTTAACTTATTTGGATCTCTTTGGGAATTCTTGGGTGGGCAACATTTCAGAGAGTCATTTCCTTTCACTCAAAAATTTGAAAGTTTTCTCCTTATCCTCTGTAAACAAGTCCTTGGCGTTTGATGTTAGACAAGAGTGGGTTCCTCCTTTCAGCCTGCAAGTCATCTTAGTCCGTGATTGCCAACTAGGCCCAAAATTTCCTGCATGGCTCGAGACTCAAAAGGAATTAGTTAGAATAACCCTCATTGATGATGCAATTTCAGACTCACTACCTGTCTGGTTCTGGAAGTTCACTCCACAAATTAGGTGGCTGGAACTCCAAAACAACCAAATACATGGAACACTTCCAGTATCGTTGAGTTTTACACCAGGGACAGTGCGAGTGGATGTAAGTTCCAACCGTTTAGAGGGTCTCCTACCAATTTGCTCTAATGTTCAATCTCTGTCTTTCAGTAGCAACTTGTTTAAAGGACCAATTCCTTCAACAATTGGACAAAATATGTCAGCGTCGGTAGTCTTGGAGCTTGCTGGAAACTCTTTAAATGGAGAAATTCCCTCTTCAATTAGTGAGATGAAAAAGCTGAACCTCCTCGATCTCTCAAATAATCAGTTATCAGGGATTATTCCAAAGAATTGGGAAGGTTTGGAAGATATGGATACCATAGATTTGTCCCTGAACAATCTATCTGGTGGCATCCCAGGCTCGATGTGCTCACTACCTCAGCTTCAGGTGTTGAAACTGTCTAGGAACAATCTTTCAGGATTGTTGTCTGATTCCTTGCTAAACTGCACACATGTATCTTCACTTGATCTTGGATACAATCAATTCACTGGAGATATACCGAGTTGGATTGATGAAAAGCTAGTATCAATGGGAATACTAATTTTGCGAGCTAATAAGCTCAGTGGAAGTCTTCCTGAAAGTCTTTGTCGGCTTCCTGATCTCCACATCTTGGACTTGGCATATAATAATTTGTCAGGGTCGCTCCCAACATGTTTGGGAAATCTTAGCggtttaatttctttcagaCCTTACAGTCCAGTGACAAATCGTGTCACCTACTCGCAGGAAGTACAGTTGAATGTGAAGGGAAGACAAGTTGATTACACAAAGATTCTTTCTGTGGTGAACGTCATAGATATGTCTGTGAATAATCTACAAGGACAGATCCCGGATGGCATATCAAAACTGTCATATATGGGTACCTTTAATGTATCTTGGAATCGGTTGACCGGAGAAATACCAGCAAAGATTGGAGACCTGAAACTCTTAGAAACTCTCGACCTCTCTTGCAACCAACTTTCAGGTCCAATTCCAATGAGCATGCCTTCTATGACTGCCTTGAACTACTTAAACTTATCGCACAATGACCTGTCAGGACAGATTCCATTAGCCAACCAGTTCCAAACCTTCGTTGATCCCTCCATTTACGAGGGTAACCCTGGACTCTGTGGCTTTCCATTGCCAACCAGCTGCTCCACACCAAATGATGGGCATGTGGATGAAGATACCCAGGATGATGgtgatgaagaaaatgatgGGATTGACATGCTATGGTTTTACACAGCCTTGGCACCAGGATATGTGGTGGGTTTTTGGGTGGTTGTTGGAACACTGATACTGAAGAGGACATGGAGGCATGCGTATTTCCAGTTTGTGGATAACATGAAAGATTCAATATACTCGGTTATTACGAAATGA